Genomic DNA from Prunus persica cultivar Lovell chromosome G1, Prunus_persica_NCBIv2, whole genome shotgun sequence:
acatcaataaaaaaaaataaaggtttAGCATTCAGTACCAAATGCTGTGAGAGTATATGTGGTGTGGGTAACCTAACCTCCCTATATCAAAGCTAATAAAGCCAAACTCTagattgtgtgtgtgtgtgtgtgtgtgtgagagagagagagagagagagagagagagagagagagagagagagagagagagagagagagagagagagagagtattatATAGATTTATCAATACCTGCATAATGGATCAACAATGTGGGGTTACTTCCATCCTTAGAATGCCTCACAGTGCCTCCAGAACCACTCCTGCCTGCAGTATCTGCATCTGCTAAGACATGCCGCCAAGCCCTTAAGGTCACAGGTAAAGTCACTTCTGCACCAGGCCTCAACGGAAGGGCTGAGTTTAAGGTTTCAGATGCAATCGAGATAACAGAATCTTGGTTTTTTCCTGATAGTGATACATGTGCTTGCTCAACTGGAACAGTACCTGCATTAGCCAGACTTATCCATAAATCATGAATTTCACCTTCATGTAGAATGATTGCACCGTCACCCCCGACAACACGTGATACCAGCAATGGTAATGGTGGTACCACAGAAATGTTTGGAACAGATATATTTTTCAACCTCGCAGACCCACAGCATCTGAATGGGTCAGAAAGCACAAGTCCTTGTGTAGCTCCAAGGAGCAGATTGTCAACATCCTTAAACAGGTGTTCAGTAATAACACCAAAGCAGTGGACAGTGCACCCAGGAATTGTTACCGTCCCCACCGAAGTCGGGATCCCAGATAAAGTGACCACCTTTGATGAATTGGGTGGAAGGTTTACAGTAACTGGAAAAGCATCAAAATTTCCTGAAGGCACTGCGAGATATATACTATCAACCCTCAAATCAAAGCCGCATGGGTTTGCCAGTTCGACCAAAATCTGAACTGGTTCTCCAACAATCCAAATCAGCTCCTGTTTGGTGTTAGTATTTGCATCTCCCTTGCTAAATGGCGTATAAATAAAAGGCCCAGTATTAGCAGCTCCTGCCCACCAGTCTTCTCTTGCTGGATTGCGCTTTACGATGTCCATTTGCGAAGGATGCATAGGAAAAGAATACAATCTAGAAGCAAGTATGattaaattagaaaaatcctcaaaaaatttgatgagaattaaatgaagaacATAATGGTGATTTGCCTGTATCCTTAACATCAATATTCAGTTCAGGATCACCTTAGATATGGgagatttttaaaaacaaaggaaTAGATTGTTACTCATCGGCAATAAGAATAGAACACTTCTTAGCTCTACCACAGGATCTAAGCACATTATAGTTCCACAAAGAGTATATAGGTAAATAAAacattgttttaaaaaaaaaaaaaaaaaaaaggctctAAAGCAAGTAGCCTCAACTAGacagaaacaaaaagtaaataagaaaaactcTAGCAtccataaaaaaatcatcacgTTGGGCAGAGCTAGCAGGTATTCACTTCTCATTGCTCTGCAGTCTTTAagattaaaaggaaaaaataaggaACCTTTCAAATGAGTTTACTTCAGATTCGTCTGTAATTCATGTATCAGAAAGATCTGTTTCATTGCTGCTCTGCTAGATTAAGCATATTAATTGCCTTTGAAtagataaataatatatataataattatggtaaacatataattatttGTTCAACTCCTAGGTATCATGGTCTCTGTGCAACTATATACTTGTCTTGCAATAAAGacaatgggaaaaaaattacctAGAGCACAGCAAATAATATTGTTGTTGGGCTtcataagaaataaaatgttCATGTACTAACAGGAAAAATGCATAGGTACTGGTGAAGACCTAATGAAAGGTAAAGCAGGGTCAGCACAGCGAGTTCCCGAGGGCAATCTATCTGCTGAATTTGAAAGTGCACTAGCAAGGCCATTTTGCCCAGCTGGTGTAATTAAAGGATAATATGATCTTAGTAGTCTTGCAGCTGCCCCCCAGGCAGCAAGAGGATCTCCTGCACGGACGGCAGATAGAAGAATTTCTCTTAGTACAACCATCTGTAGTGTGCTCCACTGAGACTCAAATAGAGAGACTACTGACTGGTGGAGCATTTTCCCACCCTCAGCAAGGCTTGATCCAATTTCCTTCTGTGCAGAAATAAAACCAGAATGAGTAGCTGAAAACTTACTAAGGCTCACAAACAATCAAAGCCACACAACATATAAGAAGGTTTACACATGAAATTTACTGGGAAATAAGCATGCAGACAGACCGAAATGCAAATTGTGACCCGGAATTTTTTGCTTAATACTTATATACTCACTTTGGAAGGAGAGTCTTCTGCGGAAGCTCTACTTTGAACACGATATGCTCTTGTGGTCATTGCTAAAACTTGCATTGCACTAATAGCAGCCAGTCTATTATCTTGTTGCAAATATAACTGAGCTACCTGCCTCGAGAAAAAAGCAGCTTTTCGCTGATAACCAAGAGTTCCGTATAACCGAGCTATTTCAACATATAATACGAGTCTATCACTGGCATCAATAAGAGACTTAGCACCATCTGCTGCACTTGTTAGGTATCCCACTACCTCCTTAGCCAGCTCTCGTCTGccaaaataaaccaaaaataaatccGTAAGATGAAATAGTGTAAATAATAACTCTCTTCCTATTAGTATTTGTGATCTAATTCAACTTTTTAGAGCCAGAACATTATCCAGTGAGGTCGAGGGATACAATCATACAAGTAATACATGCTGCCTTTATCAAATCATATAACGGTCATGAACAAATTTTACCTGCAAAGAAACCTTGCCATTTTCAAAGTAGCCTCTAGTTCAAAAGTTAAGGGTGAAACTCTGCACAGAATAGATTAATAAAAGTAACTGTTAAAAGAATAAGTACATAACTAAAGTAACAACCATTTAAACACAACGGAATCTATGAATTACCTCTGAGCATGCTCTTGTATAAATGACTTCCTGTAGTGCGAGATGACACTACTATACCGAAATCTAACTTCATCTTCCACAGCCGAATCCTTTTCGCCCATTCGATCAATCTAACAACATGAATATATAAATCAGTCATAGGAAATAAAGCAATAAGTAAACAGAAAGCCATGCAAGTCTACGTTACTAAGCACAGGTAACCATGCAAAAGTCCAGAGAAGTAGCTATTACCAGTAAGGCACAGACATTTCCCTCCAATGCACCAGCATACCAGAAAAAATCTCCAGTCAACCTAGCAAGTTCTAGTGCAGTAGTATAATGAGCATTAGCATCAACAGGTGACCCTGCCAACAAGCAATAATCACCCATTGTCTTCTGGGCACGCCCAAGCCTCCGTTTCTTCGCCTTTATAACCtgtcattttcattgattttgcaCTTTACTTTTCAGtaccaaaaaatgatagaatTCATAACATTTagcacaaagaaagaaatccaCATACCACCACTCCAATTCAGATACAACAAAACTATAtattaacaataataataatgataacaGCTTAAAATTCTATAGGACACCTAGACATGAACCTCCTCTGAGTTGAGAGTAGCTTGAGAATCCAAAGGCGTCTTGACAATAGTCCCTGCAGGCTCAGCTTTCAGCACCCATTTCTCAAACTCCATCAGCAACGACGCCGCTATGTCCTGCATCATCGTCTGCAAGTGAAACTCTTGCGTCGCCCGATCTGCTGGCGGAAACAGCATCAAGTTCCCACCTTTCTTGCTCCCATCCTCCAactacaacaaaaaaaaaaatccaaaaagtttcaaattaagaacaagaaaagagaagaatccaaaaaaatggagaaaagtCTAGATTCTGAATCTCGAGACCTGAGAATCGCCGGGGCAGAAGGCGAAGCAGCGATCGACGAGGGCAGAGGCGTAGGCACGGCGAGCCGAGTCGAATTGGTCGATGACCGAGTCGAGATCGGGAGACGAGGGGCAGTGGCAGATGCCGATGACGGCTAGGGTTTTGCGATTGGACTGAAAGTCCTCCCAGGGGGACGGTGGGGCCCCACCGACGATGAACTTAAACCGGAGGCTGCCGGAGTCCCATGGCTGATTTGAAAATGGGGACTTCTGGTGCTCAGTGTAGAAGGAGCTGATGGCGGAGAGAGGGATCGTCTGGAGGCGGAGCAGCATCGAGTGGTAGTCGCGCAGGAGGACGGGGGGCACGTGGCCGATGGGGAGGACCGCCACGCGGATCATGGAGCTGGTTTCGATGCTGACGTCCGGCTCCATTTTTGGGCGGGGATCGGAGAGTCAGGGGATTAGGCGTGGGAGTGAGTGTAGAGGATCGGGAGCATGAGAGTGGAAGTGCCGCTGTGAGGAAGACACAGATCGCGTTCTCGGATTTTGGTTAGTTAATAAGATTGATGGAGAGGAGGGAAAGGTGTTTGGTTGCGGAGTAATGCGGACTCTGATTGGGGACAGAGATGCCCTTGGACGAgtttatcattttctttttctattcctctatttattttaaaaggtGCACCTTAAAATTATACTTTCTTTTGGTTGACGAAGAGGGATTGAATTCGGGTGTGATAGATAGACACATTCTCTTGAAAAACTCACCTAATCAACGTCTATCAATGAAAAATTACACTGTCATATGCAATTTTGCAAAGTTGtagtaaaacaatttttaacttaaaattcgtattacaaaatttttttaccttcatgatatatatatacatgcagtTCTTATCTAATTAGAACTTTAATGAAACATAAACTTATAATTATGtgattaatttataatatCGCAACATAATATTATCAATTCATTTATGTTATAActacaaataataatttatcttTACAAATAGAAGTTAAACTCAAGCACTGGTTTCATATGTGACAACTTTATTCAATGGTTGCAATTGTCTATACAAGTTTAACCaaagttttataattttacttaatttagaaaaatgacaaatattGCCCAAAAAGTTATAAAaatctcaacaacaaaagaagagCAGCGAGCATTCGCGCCTTATTGTTTGGAAACAAAACCCTAGTGGAACGTAATTGGAATTAGAATACGCACCAACTCATCTTCTTCTAGATTGAGAAGGTGCAGCGACACCATGGCGGACCATCTGCAACAGTCCTCGCCCCTTCTTCAAGAGATCCTAAACTCGTTGTCCAATTCAGTTGATCAACCGCAAAGCTCAGTGTCAGAGCTCACCAGCTTCCTCGATTCAGTCCTAGACGCCGCTCTATCAGACCCAGACAATGAAGATGCAGAAACCAATGCCTTCCTAGCTCTCACCGAAGTTCACAACTTTATCTCTTCCCCGTCACTGGACCAGGTTTCATTTCATcaaattcttcttcattttgtttaaattttcgGTCTTTGTAAATTGTATGGTTTGATGTTTACGAACTGTTTGTTGGTTTGCCCAGGCGATCATTGATTCAATCTCATTTGAGCTGCCAATGGCAGTTTCCAAGTTTGGTGGTGTCTCTGAGAGATGCCTGGAGGTTGCTGAGAGCATTATTGATGGCGTTATATCACTGTGTAGTCCGCGAGACATGCTTTCAATTCTTTGTGAGGTATGAATGTTGCCTTTTTAGTGCATTTTATCTCAACTTTTTGTATTGTTTGTTCTGTTGGGTTTTTAGctctttgatgattttttttattgtactTGGGTCAGGCATTAGCTCCCCCAATTGAGACCATCAGGGATTCTGGTTATGTTACGCCTCTTCTAAATGGGCTTTCAAAAGGTAACTTATATGAGCTTCCCTAATGGTATTGTTATCAGATTTATTGTATATGTCATAGATGGATATTGAATTTTACCAATTGAGTTGATGATAGCactattttgttaattttatgtttcttttttcttttgttaatttcagTGTTTCTTTCCCTTCAGAGGCGTCACTTTGAGCAAGTGAAAGTAGCAGTTCCTATTATCGTTAAAGTTTTGAAGGCCAGGTCTTTGGAGTTGGAAGATGAAGATCCAGAATTTAAGAATTTGTTTGACAGAGCTATGAGCATTGCTAATTCCATACGTGCAGTTTGTGTAAAGTTGGTATGTGACAAATTGATGCAATGGTTTTTCCTGGTTAGAGACTATGCTGAGATTCTCAACATATTCTGTATCAGAACCTAATGATGTTTTGTTCTATGCTACAGGAAGGTGGAGCAAATGATAAGCTTCGTGCACTACTTGGTCTTTATGTCTTACAGATTATGGTCAAACCTCCATACAATCTAAGTTCTAGTTTcactgttcttttttttttttttttttatctgtgTTATATatctacccaaaaaaaaaattcaagctaGACTCTTTTATATATCATGCCTCCCATATTtggtttgctttgttttttcttttaaaaacacTGTTGATCTGCAGGCTCTTGTCAGCATGAATCACAAAGTTTCAAGTTCTCAGCCCTTTGTATTGCAACTGTCTAGTTTCTTCCCATTTTGTGGTTTGACGTATCTTGGTGTAATAACTGGATCTGTTGTTGACATAATATCTAGGACAGTTGGAGGTAAATCCCTTGAATCACTACTATTCCTGCCCATGTATTATATGATATTTCACTCTATTTGTTATCCAATTTTAGACCTTGATgtttcttttctgttcttaATTTCTGCACACAGAGGATGAAGATGATTATATGAGTAATTTATCCGATGTCAAGCATGGGGCATCTCTTTCAGGTTTATGTTTCCGAATGCTGATTGCTCCTTTTCTTATTGtctcaatttttttctagCTTGAAACTTTGTTTTGCTTTGGTTTTTTCTGTTGCTTTATTGAAGTGATCTGGGGCCATGCCTCTGATGAGGTTGTTAGAGCTGCTGAGGAGGATTTGGCTTCTGTCAGGGATGAACTTAAGAATAACCAAACTAAAAGGTGGCAAGCTGTTGGCATGCTAAAGCACATACTAGCTCCTGTCACTCTGCCATGGGAACTTAAAAAACATGCCATCAACTTCTTGCTCTGCGTTACAGATGGAAATATCCCCCACTATGATGAACATGATGACTTCTCATCTTATATGTCTAGCATTTTTGCTACTCTGCAGGTTGCCTCTTGCCATCATTATACGTTGCAGGAGTTTCATATTTATCGAAGAGGAAAAGAGTctaatctgtttttttttttttttacctcttGTGGGCATGGTACATTTTAGGCTGTGCAAATGGTCATCATATATGCATCAGATACAGTGCTCCGAAAGAATGCCTTTGAAGCATTCAAAAGGGTGAggatttgtgttatttttccTCAGTGTTGCGTTTAcctataatatatgtattctGTTACATTTTTAATTAGCGAGTAATAGCTCAGCCTATGGTCATTTAGTAGTAAGCTTTTGCATAGAATGTACTCTACTTCGTCTGGTTTAGAGTAAATTAACATTAATACTTACTTATGTTTACCATCAAAACCAGATTCTTGCTGATATTCCAACTTCTCAGAGGTTTGACATTTTAAAGGCTTTGATCACAAAAAGTGATTCTTCCTCTATGGTAAAACCTTGAGCGCCAGTTTTTTTGATATGTattccttcctttttttcgtCTAATTAGACTTGATGCGACATTACCTAATGTGGGTGTTTCAACCTTATACAGATTGCAATCCTTTTAGATATTGTTAAAGGGGAAATGCACAAGGAAAGTCGCCATAGACTAGGAAATGACGAAGTTCTGCAAGCAGAGTATAAATCACATCCACATACAGTGCTTTGGACTCCCAATGTCCTTGCATTGGTGGAGATGATTCTAAGACCTCCGGAGGGGGGACCTCCATCCTTTCCTGAGGATAGTGATGCGGTATTTCTTCCACGTGCTttgttaaattctttttataaatttcttaTAATACTGAATTCTCTATGTTTGATATACCAATATATTATGcatgatatttattttatgtcgATGAGTTTCAAATCTAAGATTGCAATAGCGTCTAAAGATATGTTTTACAATCCCTTAGCTGTCCCACAATTAGGGATGCTTGGTTCGCTTTCAACTAGGATTGGTCTCGTGCAACCATAGATTCGCCTAATGTAGCCAGCCAATAATCTTGTTTAACTGCTACAAATACAAATCTTCAAATCTCTGCAGTCTTGGATTCCTGAACTTATCTTCTTTTCCTCCCTCGCGTCTTTGGACATATTGTCATCTTTACCAATAATGGAACCATGTTATGTGGAGTATATTCTTCACTTGCACAATTGTTGCTGTATGTCGTTTCATTGCATAGCAGTTTTTAGTTGCACAATAGGCCAAGCCCTCATGAAATGAACTGACATGAAGATATTTGAGTATCTAGGTTTTGTCTCTGTCAAAGATATTTGAGGTCAAATTTGATGTCAATGAAAGGCaacaaaatgacaaaaacaTGCCTTAATTGTCAAGACTCAGTACCGAGTACAGACGCTTATTGTTTAGGCTTGTTGATGCTTATTGGTTAACCTGTTCTGAATCGTTTGACAAAGTTCCGTACTATTTCTACAGGTTCTGTCTGCACTCAACCTGTACAGATTTGTATTAATAACAGAATCAACAGGTAAATATCCCATCATTGAGTTAAAGCAATAGCGAATGTGGAAAACATCACAGCAAATTATATTGTGTCGTGTGAGTCTTTACTTTTTCCTTTAGAAAGAAAATGCTTGTTTACGAGTCTcattttttactatttttacCCTGATTAAAAATGGCACAGGAAAAACTAACTACACCGGAGCGGTGTCCAGAAGCAATTTACAGAGAGCCTATAACGAGTGGCTTCTACCTCTACGTTCTGTGGTCACAGCCATAATGGCAGAGAACAAGAATGATTGTGATCTTTCCCTTGAcgcattttgtattttaaaccCAATAGAATTAGTTTTGTACCGCTGTATTGAGCTTGTTGAAGATCAGCTCAAACAACACTCTGCGTAAAAGTTGCCATCACTGGCATGTGTTTTTCTAGTAATTCAAAACCCACTCATAGAACTATAGATCCAAAGTTTTTACACGGGCTAGCATCTCTCTTTTGTATTTCAGCTATAGATACTCTTCCATTTATATAGACGAGTGTTGGTTTTTTTCATAGCAAGGATCTATCTCTTGGCCATCAATTCATGCCACGTGGCATGATCTGAGCAGTTGATATCATAAGCACTTTATCTATTCAAGGAGCAAATGTTGTTCACTTGATGCCAAAAAGAACCACCAATGTGATTGCTTTAGACTTTTCAGCAAAATGGCTCGGAATGTGGTTCATGCGTCGCGTCCATCATCGCATTTTCCTTTGGGTAAAAATGCAAAACCATCAGCACGCGCGTTCCACATTTAATACACCTAGTCTcattaaaaataccattttctcaacaataaaaaaaagcacaatcagatggtttatttatgatgactttatatatatatatatatatatatatttaaatgttATTTGCACTCCAAAAATTAACCTCTTTCCCACCCTCCTTATGTGTAGGCGCATGGCATGCAGACGAGTTCATGAAGTCAAAGTTTAAAGTGCttatttatatacaataaTATAATCATGACTTTCTA
This window encodes:
- the LOC18791309 gene encoding trafficking protein particle complex II-specific subunit 120 homolog isoform X1; the encoded protein is MEPDVSIETSSMIRVAVLPIGHVPPVLLRDYHSMLLRLQTIPLSAISSFYTEHQKSPFSNQPWDSGSLRFKFIVGGAPPSPWEDFQSNRKTLAVIGICHCPSSPDLDSVIDQFDSARRAYASALVDRCFAFCPGDSQLEDGSKKGGNLMLFPPADRATQEFHLQTMMQDIAASLLMEFEKWVLKAEPAGTIVKTPLDSQATLNSEEVIKAKKRRLGRAQKTMGDYCLLAGSPVDANAHYTTALELARLTGDFFWYAGALEGNVCALLIDRMGEKDSAVEDEVRFRYSSVISHYRKSFIQEHAQRVSPLTFELEATLKMARFLCRRELAKEVVGYLTSAADGAKSLIDASDRLVLYVEIARLYGTLGYQRKAAFFSRQVAQLYLQQDNRLAAISAMQVLAMTTRAYRVQSRASAEDSPSKKEIGSSLAEGGKMLHQSVVSLFESQWSTLQMVVLREILLSAVRAGDPLAAWGAAARLLRSYYPLITPAGQNGLASALSNSADRLPSGTRCADPALPFIRLYSFPMHPSQMDIVKRNPAREDWWAGAANTGPFIYTPFSKGDANTNTKQELIWIVGEPVQILVELANPCGFDLRVDSIYLAVPSGNFDAFPVTVNLPPNSSKVVTLSGIPTSVGTVTIPGCTVHCFGVITEHLFKDVDNLLLGATQGLVLSDPFRCCGSARLKNISVPNISVVPPLPLLVSRVVGGDGAIILHEGEIHDLWISLANAGTVPVEQAHVSLSGKNQDSVISIASETLNSALPLRPGAEVTLPVTLRAWRHVLADADTAGRSGSGGTVRHSKDGSNPTLLIHYAGPLTNIGDPATNKSAVPPGRRLVVPLQICVLQGLSFVKARLLSMEIPAQVGENLPKPVHIEDSPTEALSSPTKMDRLVKIDPFRGSWGLRFLELELSNPTDVVFEITVSVQLENFSHDHRLSGDRDAAEYGYPKTRIDRDCSARVLIPLEHFKLPVLDDSFFVKDNLADGANSGRNSSFSERNTKAELNASIKNLISKIKVRWQSGRNSSGELNIKDAIQAALQTSVMDVLLPDPLTFCFRLSRYALEPENSSSHNSPNVQVHSAAAKGSVLAHEMTPMEVVVRNNTKEKIKMSLSITCRDVAGENCVEGTKATVLCSGVLSGINVEVPSLQEIKHSFSLYFLVPGEYTLVAASVIDDANDILRARARTKSSDEPIFCRGPPYHVRVVGTA
- the LOC18791309 gene encoding trafficking protein particle complex II-specific subunit 120 homolog isoform X2 → MEPDVSIETSSMIRVAVLPIGHVPPVLLRDYHSMLLRLQTIPLSAISSFYTEHQKSPFSNQPWDSGSLRFKFIVGGAPPSPWEDFQSNRKTLAVIGICHCPSSPDLDSVIDQFDSARRAYASALVDRCFAFCPGDSQLEDGSKKGGNLMLFPPADRATQEFHLQTMMQDIAASLLMEFEKWVLKAEPAGTIVKTPLDSQATLNSEEVIKAKKRRLGRAQKTMGDYCLLAGSPVDANAHYTTALELARLTGDFFWYAGALEGNVCALLIDRMGEKDSAVEDEVRFRYSSVISHYRKSFIQEHAQRVSPLTFELEATLKMARFLCRRELAKEVVGYLTSAADGAKSLIDASDRLVLYVEIARLYGTLGYQRKAAFFSRQVAQLYLQQDNRLAAISAMQVLAMTTRAYRVQSRASAEDSPSKEIGSSLAEGGKMLHQSVVSLFESQWSTLQMVVLREILLSAVRAGDPLAAWGAAARLLRSYYPLITPAGQNGLASALSNSADRLPSGTRCADPALPFIRLYSFPMHPSQMDIVKRNPAREDWWAGAANTGPFIYTPFSKGDANTNTKQELIWIVGEPVQILVELANPCGFDLRVDSIYLAVPSGNFDAFPVTVNLPPNSSKVVTLSGIPTSVGTVTIPGCTVHCFGVITEHLFKDVDNLLLGATQGLVLSDPFRCCGSARLKNISVPNISVVPPLPLLVSRVVGGDGAIILHEGEIHDLWISLANAGTVPVEQAHVSLSGKNQDSVISIASETLNSALPLRPGAEVTLPVTLRAWRHVLADADTAGRSGSGGTVRHSKDGSNPTLLIHYAGPLTNIGDPATNKSAVPPGRRLVVPLQICVLQGLSFVKARLLSMEIPAQVGENLPKPVHIEDSPTEALSSPTKMDRLVKIDPFRGSWGLRFLELELSNPTDVVFEITVSVQLENFSHDHRLSGDRDAAEYGYPKTRIDRDCSARVLIPLEHFKLPVLDDSFFVKDNLADGANSGRNSSFSERNTKAELNASIKNLISKIKVRWQSGRNSSGELNIKDAIQAALQTSVMDVLLPDPLTFCFRLSRYALEPENSSSHNSPNVQVHSAAAKGSVLAHEMTPMEVVVRNNTKEKIKMSLSITCRDVAGENCVEGTKATVLCSGVLSGINVEVPSLQEIKHSFSLYFLVPGEYTLVAASVIDDANDILRARARTKSSDEPIFCRGPPYHVRVVGTA
- the LOC18791309 gene encoding trafficking protein particle complex II-specific subunit 120 homolog isoform X3, which translates into the protein MGDYCLLAGSPVDANAHYTTALELARLTGDFFWYAGALEGNVCALLIDRMGEKDSAVEDEVRFRYSSVISHYRKSFIQEHAQRVSPLTFELEATLKMARFLCRRELAKEVVGYLTSAADGAKSLIDASDRLVLYVEIARLYGTLGYQRKAAFFSRQVAQLYLQQDNRLAAISAMQVLAMTTRAYRVQSRASAEDSPSKKEIGSSLAEGGKMLHQSVVSLFESQWSTLQMVVLREILLSAVRAGDPLAAWGAAARLLRSYYPLITPAGQNGLASALSNSADRLPSGTRCADPALPFIRLYSFPMHPSQMDIVKRNPAREDWWAGAANTGPFIYTPFSKGDANTNTKQELIWIVGEPVQILVELANPCGFDLRVDSIYLAVPSGNFDAFPVTVNLPPNSSKVVTLSGIPTSVGTVTIPGCTVHCFGVITEHLFKDVDNLLLGATQGLVLSDPFRCCGSARLKNISVPNISVVPPLPLLVSRVVGGDGAIILHEGEIHDLWISLANAGTVPVEQAHVSLSGKNQDSVISIASETLNSALPLRPGAEVTLPVTLRAWRHVLADADTAGRSGSGGTVRHSKDGSNPTLLIHYAGPLTNIGDPATNKSAVPPGRRLVVPLQICVLQGLSFVKARLLSMEIPAQVGENLPKPVHIEDSPTEALSSPTKMDRLVKIDPFRGSWGLRFLELELSNPTDVVFEITVSVQLENFSHDHRLSGDRDAAEYGYPKTRIDRDCSARVLIPLEHFKLPVLDDSFFVKDNLADGANSGRNSSFSERNTKAELNASIKNLISKIKVRWQSGRNSSGELNIKDAIQAALQTSVMDVLLPDPLTFCFRLSRYALEPENSSSHNSPNVQVHSAAAKGSVLAHEMTPMEVVVRNNTKEKIKMSLSITCRDVAGENCVEGTKATVLCSGVLSGINVEVPSLQEIKHSFSLYFLVPGEYTLVAASVIDDANDILRARARTKSSDEPIFCRGPPYHVRVVGTA
- the LOC18791834 gene encoding aberrant root formation protein 4, whose amino-acid sequence is MADHLQQSSPLLQEILNSLSNSVDQPQSSVSELTSFLDSVLDAALSDPDNEDAETNAFLALTEVHNFISSPSLDQAIIDSISFELPMAVSKFGGVSERCLEVAESIIDGVISLCSPRDMLSILCEALAPPIETIRDSGYVTPLLNGLSKVFLSLQRRHFEQVKVAVPIIVKVLKARSLELEDEDPEFKNLFDRAMSIANSIRAVCVKLEGGANDKLRALLGLYVLQIMALVSMNHKVSSSQPFVLQLSSFFPFCGLTYLGVITGSVVDIISRTVGEDEDDYMSNLSDVKHGASLSVIWGHASDEVVRAAEEDLASVRDELKNNQTKRWQAVGMLKHILAPVTLPWELKKHAINFLLCVTDGNIPHYDEHDDFSSYMSSIFATLQAVQMVIIYASDTVLRKNAFEAFKRILADIPTSQRFDILKALITKSDSSSMIAILLDIVKGEMHKESRHRLGNDEVLQAEYKSHPHTVLWTPNVLALVEMILRPPEGGPPSFPEDSDAVLSALNLYRFVLITESTGKTNYTGAVSRSNLQRAYNEWLLPLRSVVTAIMAENKNDCDLSLDAFCILNPIELVLYRCIELVEDQLKQHSA